In a single window of the Planctomycetaceae bacterium genome:
- a CDS encoding methyltransferase domain-containing protein — translation MISCPDVQKKVIRSHYNVSTLFYRLLWGQHIHHGLWEADEAPDIAARQLTERMIQEIDIRDQSDVIDIGCGMGGSSIHLAKHHQCRVTGVTLSPFQRNWASLSSRWHRTSSRTKFICHDAETVEFADNSFDVAWSIECTEHLFDKPAFFRRMTNWLRPDGRVGICAWLAGDDPLTDVGRQQVYDVCEGFFCPSLGNEADYVQWLSDSGLTVTKVFDWTDQVYRTWEICRDRVNRTAMRSVAKIVDRGQLIFLDRFQTILDAYQTRAMKYGCFIAEKQSSL, via the coding sequence ATGATCTCGTGCCCTGATGTCCAGAAGAAGGTTATCCGTTCCCATTACAACGTTTCGACGTTGTTCTACAGACTGCTGTGGGGACAACACATTCACCACGGTCTGTGGGAAGCAGACGAAGCACCTGATATTGCGGCCCGGCAGCTTACAGAAAGAATGATTCAAGAGATCGACATTCGCGATCAGTCAGACGTGATCGACATTGGATGTGGCATGGGAGGATCCTCGATCCATCTGGCAAAACACCACCAGTGCCGTGTGACCGGCGTGACCCTCAGCCCCTTTCAGCGAAACTGGGCATCCCTGTCATCCCGATGGCATCGGACCTCCAGTCGTACAAAATTTATTTGCCACGATGCTGAGACTGTGGAATTCGCAGACAACTCTTTCGATGTTGCCTGGAGCATTGAGTGCACCGAACATCTGTTCGACAAGCCAGCTTTCTTCAGGAGAATGACGAACTGGTTGCGCCCCGACGGACGGGTTGGAATTTGCGCGTGGCTTGCTGGCGATGATCCGCTGACCGACGTGGGACGACAACAAGTCTACGATGTCTGCGAAGGCTTCTTTTGTCCATCTCTTGGCAATGAAGCAGACTATGTGCAATGGCTGAGCGATTCAGGTCTCACCGTTACGAAGGTCTTCGACTGGACCGATCAGGTGTACCGCACCTGGGAAATCTGCCGTGACCGAGTGAACAGGACAGCCATGCGATCGGTTGCCAAAATCGTAGATCGGGGCCAGCTTATTTTTCTTGATCGGTTCCAGACGATTCTGGATGCCTATCAGACGAGAGCGATGAAGTACGGATGCTTCATCGCCGAAAAACAATCGTCCCTGTGA
- a CDS encoding YceI family protein, with product MSIPASQFTDLDSTNVVHDTFRPVINPWLIGLSVMMLAMTSLVTAVFGNPAGTVVVDPANPQTTAPGQQPETSQQPAAQSGDIDTVASRVYIFVGKTGLGHDHGVEGRIKSGSVKLDTDQNAGSVVFDMRSFDADTNAARRAVGLSGSTDASTRQQVNANMKGSGVLDVQRFPTATFQIDSSKASSQKSRRGLPQYVLNGKFTLHGVTRPLQLNAELEEKDGKHLLRTRFAILQTQYGIRPFSKAFGAVGVTDQLTIHGVLSVTP from the coding sequence TTGTCGATACCAGCCAGTCAATTCACAGACCTCGATTCAACAAACGTCGTGCACGACACATTCCGCCCAGTCATCAACCCATGGTTGATCGGTCTGAGCGTGATGATGTTGGCCATGACCTCACTTGTGACAGCGGTGTTCGGCAATCCCGCAGGCACAGTGGTCGTCGACCCGGCGAATCCTCAGACAACTGCCCCCGGACAGCAACCTGAAACCAGCCAGCAACCCGCAGCACAGTCCGGTGATATCGACACGGTCGCCAGTCGCGTCTATATCTTTGTTGGTAAAACAGGATTGGGGCACGATCACGGCGTCGAAGGACGAATTAAAAGCGGTTCTGTCAAACTGGATACCGATCAGAACGCGGGCTCCGTGGTATTCGATATGCGTTCGTTTGACGCAGATACGAACGCCGCCCGACGCGCAGTAGGGCTGTCCGGTTCCACAGACGCCTCGACCCGACAGCAGGTGAACGCAAATATGAAAGGTTCAGGAGTACTGGATGTTCAGCGCTTTCCGACGGCAACGTTCCAAATCGATTCATCAAAGGCATCATCACAGAAAAGTCGCCGGGGACTTCCGCAGTACGTTCTTAACGGAAAGTTTACTCTGCATGGCGTCACACGGCCACTTCAGCTGAACGCGGAACTTGAAGAGAAGGATGGCAAGCACCTGCTGCGAACTCGCTTCGCGATCCTGCAGACCCAGTATGGCATTCGCCCATTTTCAAAGGCATTCGGCGCAGTTGGTGTCACCGACCAACTGACAATTCATGGTGTCCTTTCCGTGACTCCATAG
- a CDS encoding methyltransferase domain-containing protein, which yields MAFLRDRNRQPELMDQPELDDDQHRAALAGLGRVNKFSRTDAVLWSVLRPLAESQPHPLRILDVACGGGDLAIRLARRSRRTGLQLQIEGCDMSATAIQFASENAAHHGLTSLRFTQRNILAEPLDHGAYDIVMCTLFLHHLDEDDAVKVLQTMQNGACRMVVVDDLLRTQFGYWLAWLGTRLLTRCHVVHVDGPMSVEGAFTWNEAKNLARKAGLSNVRLSTHWPQRFLLTAAVQNEASRDES from the coding sequence ATGGCCTTTTTGCGCGATCGCAATCGTCAGCCAGAATTGATGGATCAGCCGGAACTGGATGACGATCAGCATCGCGCGGCATTGGCGGGGCTTGGGCGGGTCAACAAATTCAGTCGAACGGATGCCGTGTTGTGGAGTGTGTTGAGACCCCTTGCGGAATCACAGCCGCATCCTCTGCGAATTCTGGACGTAGCCTGTGGAGGAGGCGATCTGGCAATTCGGCTGGCTCGCCGGTCACGTCGAACGGGCTTGCAGCTGCAGATTGAAGGCTGTGATATGAGCGCCACGGCGATTCAGTTCGCATCGGAAAACGCCGCTCATCATGGCCTGACATCTCTGCGATTTACACAACGCAATATTCTTGCGGAACCGCTGGATCATGGCGCCTATGATATCGTCATGTGTACGTTGTTTCTTCATCACCTGGACGAGGACGATGCTGTCAAAGTTCTGCAAACGATGCAGAACGGAGCGTGTCGGATGGTTGTCGTTGATGATTTGCTTCGCACGCAGTTCGGGTACTGGCTTGCGTGGCTGGGAACGCGGCTGCTTACGCGATGCCATGTGGTGCATGTTGACGGGCCGATGTCAGTCGAGGGCGCGTTCACGTGGAATGAGGCGAAGAATCTTGCTCGCAAGGCCGGTTTGAGTAACGTTCGACTCTCAACACACTGGCCACAGCGGTTTCTGCTCACCGCAGCGGTTCAAAACGAAGCTTCCCGCGATGAATCATGA
- a CDS encoding FAD-dependent monooxygenase has product MNHESNGVYDVIVIGAGVAGCFSAALAARSGLRVALLEKEIMPRPKVCGGCLNRRATQLLRQAGAGKVLEQSDAKPLRNMVICLAGRRATLAMNDSVVIGREQFDFALMKLAVEAGVDFRQGVIAEVLPEEQGSSGKSDQAISTRCVRIVATELAHLPLPDGGDCGRETSLRGRVVLVCDGLSQSSLGRLTEFRTDVRRGSRIGASIVCDATPADGHLMNADLLMAVCSSGYAGSVFRSDGRVNLAVSMDAEFLRQQSSIAHAAAAILKSAGVRPPERLSELIRSRENAASHAACDGIWVKGTPPLTRSSPRLSADRVFLLGDSTGYVEPFTGEGMAWALTAASAVQPVIADVVAFGWTPQSEQRWNTIFSASVGRSQSLCRSLSNNLRRKWLLHPMMTLCQLFPFAAQSLVKRMNRMPAMLEQS; this is encoded by the coding sequence ATGAATCATGAATCGAACGGTGTGTACGATGTCATCGTCATTGGAGCCGGAGTTGCCGGTTGTTTTTCCGCTGCTCTGGCAGCGCGCAGCGGTCTGAGAGTTGCTCTGCTTGAAAAAGAAATCATGCCCCGCCCCAAAGTGTGCGGCGGATGTCTGAACCGGCGTGCGACGCAGTTGCTGCGTCAGGCAGGAGCCGGAAAGGTTCTGGAACAATCGGATGCGAAGCCATTGCGAAATATGGTGATCTGCCTTGCTGGACGCAGAGCGACCCTTGCGATGAACGATTCTGTTGTTATCGGTCGGGAACAGTTTGACTTCGCACTGATGAAGCTGGCAGTGGAGGCTGGCGTAGACTTCAGGCAGGGAGTCATTGCGGAAGTGCTCCCCGAAGAACAGGGCTCGTCCGGGAAGTCTGATCAGGCGATTTCCACCCGATGCGTTCGTATTGTTGCAACTGAACTGGCGCATCTCCCTTTGCCTGATGGTGGGGACTGTGGCCGGGAAACATCGCTTCGAGGACGAGTTGTGCTTGTCTGTGACGGGCTAAGCCAGTCTTCACTTGGCAGACTCACGGAATTCCGAACGGATGTCCGTCGCGGATCTCGGATTGGCGCATCCATCGTGTGTGATGCGACGCCGGCGGACGGGCATTTGATGAATGCAGATTTGCTGATGGCTGTCTGCAGTTCGGGCTACGCAGGAAGTGTCTTTCGAAGCGATGGCCGGGTGAATCTGGCTGTCTCCATGGATGCGGAATTCCTCCGGCAGCAATCATCCATAGCGCATGCTGCTGCCGCGATCCTGAAGAGCGCCGGAGTTCGCCCACCGGAACGACTGAGTGAGCTGATTAGAAGTCGGGAGAACGCGGCGAGCCATGCTGCATGCGATGGCATCTGGGTCAAAGGGACTCCGCCTTTAACACGAAGCAGTCCGCGTCTTTCTGCGGATCGTGTTTTTTTGCTCGGTGACAGTACAGGCTATGTCGAACCGTTTACGGGCGAAGGGATGGCGTGGGCACTTACAGCCGCATCAGCGGTCCAGCCGGTCATTGCAGACGTCGTTGCATTTGGCTGGACCCCTCAATCTGAACAACGGTGGAACACCATCTTCTCTGCGTCCGTCGGGCGTTCCCAGAGCCTATGCCGCTCACTTTCGAACAACCTGCGTCGAAAATGGCTTCTGCACCCGATGATGACGCTGTGCCAGTTATTTCCGTTTGCCGCTCAGTCACTTGTCAAGAGAATGAACCGCATGCCTGCCATGCTGGAGCAATCATGA
- a CDS encoding type III polyketide synthase, which translates to MNRPFRILGLGTALPTHHIVQTEAASFAETCLAGQGGEARRSSTLVQALYRRSGVKTRHSVVLNSSTNGTAATQDFYWPSDTEQDLGPGTAARMLRYETESPLLAHDAASRAMEESGVRADQVTHLVTVSCSGFSAPGFDLSLIDSLGLSPRTARTHVGFMGCHGALNGLRVAAAFASSDPNAVVLVCAVEICTLHHQYGWDPQRIVANSLFADGAAAVVGRAADSKHTSSSDETSESGGHATGPSLAVIAHDCCVIPDTREMMTWRIADHGFQMSLSPEVPDVITRQLAPVLIAFLARHQLTIEQVGSWAVHPGGPRILKAVADVAGLTDEQLAPSLGILERCGNMSSPTVLFIIDELRRRSAPMPCVVMGFGPGLNVEIALINH; encoded by the coding sequence ATGAACAGACCCTTCCGGATTCTTGGTCTCGGAACCGCACTGCCAACCCACCATATTGTTCAGACAGAGGCTGCTTCGTTTGCGGAAACGTGCCTTGCGGGTCAGGGGGGCGAGGCCCGACGATCATCCACTCTGGTTCAGGCGTTGTACCGTCGCTCGGGTGTAAAGACGCGACACAGCGTCGTTTTGAATTCGTCCACAAACGGCACCGCTGCGACCCAGGATTTTTACTGGCCGTCAGACACGGAACAGGACCTGGGGCCGGGGACCGCGGCACGTATGTTGCGGTACGAAACCGAATCTCCACTCCTGGCCCACGATGCAGCATCGCGTGCGATGGAAGAAAGCGGCGTTCGTGCAGATCAGGTAACCCACCTGGTCACGGTTTCGTGCAGTGGATTTTCGGCGCCAGGTTTTGATTTATCGCTCATCGATTCGCTTGGTTTGTCGCCGCGCACTGCGCGTACACATGTTGGCTTCATGGGATGCCATGGAGCGTTGAATGGCCTTCGTGTGGCCGCGGCGTTTGCCAGTTCTGATCCGAATGCTGTCGTTCTGGTTTGTGCGGTAGAGATTTGCACACTGCACCATCAGTACGGATGGGACCCTCAACGTATCGTTGCAAATTCGCTGTTTGCAGATGGTGCCGCAGCCGTTGTGGGTCGTGCCGCAGACAGTAAACATACGTCTTCGTCGGACGAGACATCCGAATCAGGGGGACACGCGACAGGGCCATCCCTCGCGGTGATCGCGCATGACTGTTGCGTGATCCCTGACACTCGGGAAATGATGACCTGGCGCATTGCCGATCATGGGTTTCAGATGTCGCTTTCTCCGGAAGTGCCCGATGTTATTACTCGCCAGTTGGCTCCCGTACTGATCGCTTTTCTGGCCAGGCACCAACTGACGATCGAGCAGGTAGGAAGCTGGGCAGTTCATCCAGGTGGGCCGCGAATCCTGAAGGCTGTTGCAGATGTGGCTGGGCTGACCGATGAGCAGCTGGCCCCTTCACTGGGAATTCTGGAGCGATGCGGCAACATGAGTTCGCCCACCGTTCTGTTTATCATTGACGAATTGCGTCGTCGGTCCGCGCCAATGCCCTGCGTTGTGATGGGATTTGGTCCGGGACTGAACGTCGAAATCGCCCTGATCAACCACTGA